The Allorhodopirellula heiligendammensis genome includes a window with the following:
- a CDS encoding GntR family transcriptional regulator, with the protein MLLHITTDGPPIYQQIVEQIRFRIISGQLAVGDELPTIRGLAESSRVNPNTIARAYRELENEGLVEKRRTVGTFVAAREAKVTAAERRRLLAPHIDRVLVQAKQLGMPLDDLLNQMTQRNAKLHDAPVSTPAKESK; encoded by the coding sequence ATGCTGCTGCACATTACCACCGATGGCCCGCCAATCTATCAACAGATTGTTGAACAGATCCGGTTTCGAATCATTTCCGGTCAGCTCGCAGTTGGTGATGAATTGCCGACCATCCGCGGACTTGCCGAGAGCAGTCGCGTGAACCCGAATACCATCGCGCGTGCCTACCGGGAACTAGAGAACGAGGGGCTGGTCGAGAAACGCCGGACGGTCGGAACCTTTGTCGCTGCCCGCGAGGCAAAGGTGACAGCGGCGGAGCGGCGACGGTTGCTTGCTCCGCACATTGATCGTGTGCTGGTTCAAGCCAAACAGCTTGGGATGCCGCTCGATGACTTATTGAACCAGATGACGCAGCGTAATGCGAAGCTCCACGATGCCCCCGTTTCTACTCCTGCCAAGGAATCCAAATGA
- a CDS encoding sigma-54 interaction domain-containing protein: MMISESRKTLAQPPRHVAATLVGRSTWATRTRAQIRVAAPSRSTVLVTGPTGSGKELIARQLHEESSRGDRPFVPIDCASIAGPLCPSQLFGHVRGAFTGADRESLGCFRAAQGGTIFLDEIGELDSHCQAMLLRVLQERCVVPVGSHREIPVDVRVIAATNRDLDRETARQRFRIDLLYRLRVISLEALPLRDHKEDIEVLSSHILAKLADDSGCSIKPLTAESLAKLHAHDWPGNVRELQNVLERATVFSSDTLIRPESLRIDPMLSGVDHPRVPQPIAPIAPIAPVDADDDVSWSTLAEVESEHIVKTLRMVGFNQSAAARLLNVDRHLLARKMKKYGLLKPDGLF; encoded by the coding sequence ATGATGATTTCAGAATCACGGAAAACTCTCGCACAACCACCTCGACATGTGGCTGCGACTCTCGTGGGGCGGTCGACTTGGGCCACTCGTACTCGGGCACAAATCAGGGTCGCCGCGCCGTCGCGCAGCACCGTCCTCGTCACCGGGCCGACCGGTTCAGGCAAGGAACTGATAGCGAGACAGTTACATGAGGAGAGCTCACGCGGTGATCGTCCGTTTGTCCCGATTGACTGCGCATCGATCGCCGGTCCGCTGTGTCCCAGCCAACTGTTTGGGCACGTTCGAGGCGCGTTCACGGGCGCCGACCGCGAATCGCTAGGCTGCTTTCGCGCCGCCCAGGGCGGAACGATTTTTCTGGATGAAATCGGCGAACTTGATTCCCATTGCCAAGCGATGCTGTTGCGCGTCCTGCAGGAACGCTGCGTGGTTCCGGTCGGCAGTCACCGTGAAATACCCGTCGACGTCCGAGTGATCGCAGCAACCAATCGAGATCTCGACCGCGAAACGGCACGACAACGTTTTCGGATTGATCTGCTATACCGGTTGCGAGTGATTTCGCTGGAGGCGTTACCTCTCCGCGATCACAAGGAAGACATTGAGGTTCTCTCCTCCCACATACTCGCCAAACTGGCCGATGACAGCGGTTGTTCCATCAAACCACTCACCGCTGAGAGCCTCGCGAAACTCCACGCTCATGACTGGCCTGGAAACGTGCGCGAACTGCAGAACGTTTTGGAAAGAGCAACCGTTTTCTCGAGCGATACCTTGATTCGACCTGAGTCACTCCGCATCGATCCCATGCTGTCCGGCGTCGATCATCCCCGCGTACCGCAACCGATCGCTCCGATCGCTCCGATCGCTCCGGTCGATGCCGACGACGACGTGTCATGGTCAACCTTGGCAGAGGTGGAATCTGAGCACATCGTCAAGACGTTGAGAATGGTTGGCTTCAACCAAAGTGCTGCCGCGAGATTACTGAACGTTGATCGCCACCTGCTGGCGAGAAAGATGAAGAAGTACGGACTTCTCAAACCAGATGGACTTTTTTAG
- a CDS encoding ABC transporter ATP-binding protein, translated as MSNLQPAIEIDQLSCAFRRSEALHDITLTIPTGCVFGMVGLNGAGKTTLIRHLIGGLRPQSGRVRVLGEDPTRTPESVMQRIGYVAEEDVLPRWMRVGELIEFMRALYRNWDTHLCNELLQQFSLDRSAKLADLSKGGRARAGLLVALAHHPALLILDEPSYGLDPIARQDILEAVVRTASDEGRTVLFSSHLLDEVSRVCDTVGVIGGGRLLEVIPTEDLSHRYSEVVCELTVEERSKVELPGFFGWQNRGREWSVAVDRSVYHDEDAVRTAIGGRAICEIRPLSLERWFAARVMNQESSLQSRFAAEEVVA; from the coding sequence ATGAGTAATCTTCAGCCTGCGATCGAAATTGATCAGTTGAGTTGTGCATTCCGACGCAGTGAGGCTCTCCATGACATCACGCTCACGATTCCGACCGGATGTGTGTTCGGCATGGTCGGCCTCAATGGGGCCGGCAAAACGACCTTGATCCGCCATCTTATCGGCGGTTTGCGACCGCAGTCCGGGCGTGTTCGCGTGCTTGGCGAAGACCCAACGCGGACACCGGAAAGCGTGATGCAGCGTATCGGATACGTCGCCGAAGAGGATGTCTTGCCGCGTTGGATGCGGGTCGGCGAGCTAATTGAATTCATGCGTGCTTTGTATCGCAACTGGGACACGCACCTGTGCAACGAGCTGTTACAACAATTCTCGCTCGACCGATCGGCCAAGCTCGCAGATTTGTCCAAGGGTGGCCGCGCTAGGGCTGGGCTGTTAGTGGCCCTGGCTCATCACCCTGCCCTGCTGATTCTCGACGAGCCGAGTTATGGGCTGGATCCGATTGCCCGTCAGGACATTTTGGAGGCGGTCGTGCGGACGGCGTCGGACGAAGGTCGTACGGTGTTGTTTTCCAGTCACTTGCTCGACGAAGTTTCGCGGGTTTGCGACACGGTTGGTGTGATCGGCGGTGGGCGGCTACTCGAAGTGATCCCCACGGAGGATTTGTCGCACCGATACTCGGAAGTAGTTTGCGAACTGACTGTGGAGGAACGTTCCAAGGTTGAGCTGCCGGGATTCTTCGGCTGGCAGAACCGTGGTCGCGAATGGTCTGTGGCTGTTGATCGGTCGGTTTATCACGACGAGGACGCGGTGCGGACAGCCATCGGTGGACGAGCGATCTGTGAGATCCGCCCCCTCAGTCTCGAACGCTGGTTTGCTGCGCGGGTGATGAATCAAGAGTCGTCGCTACAATCACGGTTTGCTGCCGAAGAGGTGGTCGCATGA